The DNA sequence GCAAGCGTCGACAATAACCGATGCGGTGCTTCGTACAGCAACAGTGTGGCGCTGATGTCCCGCCACTGCTGCAACTCGCGGCGACACGCTTTCCGTTCGCGCGGCAAAAAACCGAGAAACAAAAAGTGGTCGGTCGGCAACCCCGAGGCGATCAACGCCGAAAGCGCCGCATTGGCTCCTGGAATGGGCACGACAGGTATGTCGTGAGCGATGGCAGTCGCTACGAGGGCGCTCCCCGGGTCGGAGATGGCCGGCAAACCGGCATCGCTAACGAGCGCCACCGCTTCCCCTTGTAGCAGTCGCTTGAGCAAGACGTCCCCTTGCTTTTGTTGGTTATGTTCGTGATACGAAACGAGCGGCACATGAATGTCAAAGTAGTTCGTCAATTTTCGCGTGTGCCGCGTATCTTCAGCTGCAATAACGTCGACGGCTTGCAACGTGTGCACGGCGCGCACCGTCATATCCTCCAAGTTGCCGATCGGCGTCCCTACGAGATACAGCGTCC is a window from the Numidum massiliense genome containing:
- the rsmI gene encoding 16S rRNA (cytidine(1402)-2'-O)-methyltransferase, coding for MQQQKSFAPLENRGTLYLVGTPIGNLEDMTVRAVHTLQAVDVIAAEDTRHTRKLTNYFDIHVPLVSYHEHNQQKQGDVLLKRLLQGEAVALVSDAGLPAISDPGSALVATAIAHDIPVVPIPGANAALSALIASGLPTDHFLFLGFLPRERKACRRELQQWRDISATLLLYEAPHRLLSTLALIADEWGNRQAAVARELTKRHEEWLRGTIDELVVWFEQHPPRGECSLAIEGNASEVAAEEELPWWHALSLEAHVAHWIAEGASSRDAIQKVAVERNMKKRDVYNYYHRRHE